Part of the Gadus macrocephalus chromosome 22, ASM3116895v1 genome, TGAAGCCATCGACCTCCCATGGCCCCTGTCCTCTCTGTTCACTGCCCGCGTCTTTCAACAGAAACAGCGTGAGCGTTGAGGGGGCCACGCACAAGCAGGTGGTGGACCTGATCCGGGCGGGGGAGAAGGAGCTGGTGCTGGCCGTGCTGTCGGTGCCGGCCCAGGAGGCAGAGGGGCTGGAGGCCGGCGACGAGGGCGCCATCAACCCCACCTACGACTACGGGGACAAGCAGGCGGTGCCCATCTCGGTGCCGAGCTACAAGCAGGTGGAGCAGCACGCCGAGAGGTTTGTGGTGAGTAAACTCCCGCCAGGCTGACCTGCctgcttttactttttcatgcACTGTGAAAACAATGTGGCCGGCGGGGCACCTTTGAATACACGGTGATATTATatggaaaaataaatggactatttagtaaaaatgaaaaaaagatgtTTCATATATGTAGGTATAATATTCTTTTTATTCGTtcctccctttttttttctctccctctcgcgcttcctctctccatccctccatcccctctttCCGTCCACGCAGGTGTACAACGTGTTCATGTCCGGCAGACAGTTGTGCTCCAAGCGCTACCGAGAGTTTTCCATCCTCCACCAGAACCTGAAGAGGGAGTTTGCCACCTACAGCTTCCCCAAGCTGCCCGGGAAGTGGCCCTTCTCCCTCTCGGAGCAGCAGCTGGACGCACGGCGCCGGGGCCTGGAGGAGTACctggagagaggtgtgtgtgtgtgtgtgtgtgggggtgggggtgggggtgggtgggtgggtgaacCCGCTCCATAAGAAAGAGGCCAGTAGGGTTGGCTAGCGCCGCCATGATGGATAAGGAATCTCttttatgaatgaaaaaaaacaactgctgATGGTCAGTACATTTTTTTAATACGGGACATCCTCTGCCTTTTAACAGTTCCCAATCAATGCGCTTTCAATAACTATCGGCTAGGTGTTTGCTTAACATGAAAAAGCAATATGttcaaagcaaaaaaaacaaacagtaatgttatcgatgaaAGTAACCATCATTGTTTGTGACTTTGCTATCACCATCATAAACCACTCTGCTCTCCCGTTGTTAAAAAATACAGCGGGTGATGTGGGCGAGGCCGGGGAATCTTACCACTATCGTGGCTGTTCCTTAcacatttatcacacaggaCAACCAGTTCAAATAAGCACCTTCATTGTAGGACTCGTTTACAGCTGACTCAAAATCACATCTGCCCTCCAGTTGTCTATCACTGTCAGCCATCTCTTATCAAAACTAAACTGCTTCCGAATTAACCGCGTTTTTCATGTGTGCTGGTGTGAGCGCTGGATATATGATCACAGGATACACACTAAATGACATGTGTACCCACCTTTTCTCGTTCATTTTCAAACTTGTTGGTAATAGTttgcccctcctctctccttttcctctctctttatttctttctctctttgtgtctctcacACCAGTCTGTTCAGTGCGGGTGATCGGGGAGAGCGACATAATGCAAGAGTTCCTCTCTGAATCTGATGAGGTACGCTTGGTGTTTTCATTACTATGTAGGTAAAAAAAATTGTGTACCACCAATCTGACAGCCCTTCCTCCCTCTTATTAACCAAAAAGCAGTATTTCACATTTTCAATTTTGCAATAATTGATTTGAGCTTGGTTTCTTTAGATAATTTTTCCTTAATGTGCCAACCTTTCCAATTCATACCCTTGGGCTTGTTACTTATAATTAATTGACTGACCAACTGTTTGGGTGCAGAATTACAACGGCGTGTCAGACGTGGAGCTACGAATAGCGCTTCCAGACAAGACTACAATCTCTGTTCGAATACGCAAGaacagcaccacagaccaggtcTACCAggtagagtctctctctctctctctctctctctctctctctctctctctctctctctctctctctctctctctctctctctctctctctctctctctctctctctctctctctctctctctctctctctctctctctctctctctctctctctctctctctctctctctctctctctgacaaagATTAAAATACACCACCTTGTGCTAAGAGTAGAcatatggcgcgtttccactgaaAGGTGCGGTatggttcggttcgcaaaggtgcagtacggattgcgtttccactgccaaaagtgggcgtgacccggactgagccgtactcgttttgccctcgtcttcagtactcctccgttgggtgactgagacgcctgaaagggtgccagaaaattcgagctacacaccccctccgttgattggtcgatagaattgtcacttccgggtgatgtggggataaaaacaaacaaacaatagcctcgaggtattattattattaaacaaagCTTGCATTCAGAAGTTGATTAACTGCCATATGAAAAGCATAAAGGCCAGGAACTGTTGCTGGACGACTTCCATGGTAGCTCTTGGTTTATTGTGTCGTGTGcaacttttccattgtttttattgagcaggctacactgtcgcgctgctatgatgtcacgatgtttacgtagctgccgcggcgatcgacatccggcctaccataaagggtactgtcggcggtggaaacgcgacctcggaactgagctgggctataccgccccctccctaccggactgaggcgaccCGAACCGTACCGAACCgtaccgaaccgtaccgcaccctgcagtggaaacgcggcaagaATTGCTTGCAAATCCCAAGTGATGCAGGGATTGCATGTTTGTGGTTTaatctcctacctctcctctcctttcagaCGTTGATGATGAAGGTGGGGATGGACAGTATCATGGCCAGCTACTTCGCCCTCTTTGAGGTCATCAACCAGTCGTTTGGTAAAATAACTCTATTTTATCGAGGCTGGTCATGGGCTTATACTACACCCTCAGCTTCAAAGAAGGTTACTGTGCACCTTTCACAAAGTAAAGATGTGAAGTTTGTTTTCCCTCAAGTAGTATTGCTTCTATTTTCAGCATTGAAGATTGAGTGCAATGCATATTGTGTATACTGTTTCATGCTTGCGGGATAGTTCTGCCATAGGTGCAGTGCTGCACTATATCATTAAGGCTGTGACTGTGCCAGCAGATGCTGGCATAGTTTCGCTGCAGCAACTTAGTTCGGTTACGGTCAAACAATTATTGAAGGGCAATATATATACAGCTATACGTCAAATAAGCTGATGTTGGGGGGGGCTGATGCAAACAGGTAATTTAGTCCAATCGTATGGAAATCAAGGATGCTGATGGAAGAGAAATACGGCTGTATCCAGATGTAATGCAAAGATACAAATGACACATAGGTTTAGCATCTAGCTGCTGTAAGTTTACCTAGATGCTACGCCTACAGTAACTAGATGCTACACCTACAGTGGCTAGAGTCTAAATCTACTGTAGCTAGATGCTACACCTACAGTAGCCACATTCTACCTCTATTGTAGCTCAATGCTACATCTACGGTAGCTTGATGCTACACAGATTGGGGGTAGATGCGGCACCTACAGTAGTGTGATGTGTCCCCCACTGTAGTGTGATGTGACACCTACTATTGCTAGATGAGACATCTGCCATATAAGAAAGGAACATTGGCACGGCTCTTATTACAGTGTTGTGGCGGTCAGTTGGTGCAGACCATTTGCGAGCCTGCCAACCAGCTAACAAAGAGTTGAGTTTCTAGATGGCAGGTTTTCATAGCAAAGGACCCTTCCTCCAATGGGTCCGCACCTCTCTGTTCCCCATTCTCCCCTTTTTCAATTCTTGTTGACTtatcctctgtctctgtctgtctctctgtctctgtctctgtctctgtctgtctgtctgtctgtctgtctgtctgtctgtctctgtctgtctctctgtctgtctctctgtctctgtctctgtctctgtctctgtctctgtctctgtctctgtctgtctgtctgtctgtctctctgtctctgtctctgtctctgtctctgtctctgtctgtctgtctctgtctctgtctgtctgtctgtctgtctgtctgtctgtctgtctgtctgtctgtctggttggGCAGTGCGTAAGCTGGCGCCCAACGAGTTCCCCCACAAGCTGTATGTGCAGAACTACACGTCGGCAGTGCCGGGCACGTGCCTCGCGCTGCGCAAGTGGCTGTTcagcacggaggaggaggagctgctgcgCGACAACCTGCTGGCCCTGCACTACTGCTTCTACCAGGTGGGGACCCATGTCATCATCAGGCTACCTTACTATGGGGATCCATCATTAGATAGTCTACCCATACCATGTTGATAGTCCATCATGCCACTGACTGTCATTATCTTACTATGTTGATATCCATCATTCGTAAGTCTCTGGTTATTATCATCCTTACTGAgactgtttattatttattattaccaagactgtttattatttattattaccaAGACtggttattattaattattaccaAGACTGGGCATTATTAATTATTACCAAGActggtttttatttattattacagaGACTGTGGTTATTATCCATCCTTACCAAGACTGTAGTTATTATCCATCCTTACCAAGACTCGTTATTAATTATCCATCCTTACCAAGACTGTGTTTATTATGTTTAGTTGCCTGTGTTCCACACAGAACACCTCTTCATGGGATGAGGGGCCACTTGGCTAGACTGTTATCTatttgtaaatatatttttgagCTCTGCATTGGTCTATATATTCATTTGCAGGTTAAGGCTATCAAGCTCCTcctttttaatatatttactGCTAGCCCAATGGCAACTCTGTCATTCAGTCCCCTATACATTCAGGCTTTCTACCGTACGTCTTAAAATACACTCTTGGTGATGGTCAGAAACGGTGGCAGTGTTTGATCCCGACatgccctctgtccccctcctctctctgcctgcagGCGCTGGACGATGTGAAGAAGGGATTCATCAAGATGGAGGACAACTCCTACCAGCTGCAGAAGCTGGCAGAGCAGCGCAAGATGACTGCGGTCAGTCCCACAGGCCTGTCTTTGTTGGGTGGTTGGAGGGTGTGGGGGAGCATTGGCCTTCCCCATCCCACTACCAGCACAAATAAACCGCCCAAACATGGTCAACAGAACCGCCCAGACCCAGACAACACAACCGCCCAAACATGGTCAACAGAACCGCCCAGACCCAGACAACACAACCGCCCAAACATGGTCAACAGAACCGCCCAAACCCAGACAACAGAACCGCCCAAACCCAGACAACAGAACCGCCCAAACCCAGACAACAGAACCGCCCAAACCCAGACAACAGAACCGCCCAAACCCAGACAACAGAACCACCCCTAAACACAATCAACTTAACCATACAAACACAGGCAATTCAACTCGACCACCCAAACTactaaaacatacaaacaacagtacaacccaaacacaaacaaagtatTTAGATTCCTGAATGTAGCATATTCCATTTCAGAACCGAACGGGACTATGCCAAGCATGCCCCGAAGGTAGTGTTGTAATGGGGGCGTGTGTCGGGGCAGCGGTGCGGTGGCTGAACTCGGCTGTGTTGCGTTGCAGTACCTGAGCCTGCTGCGCTCCTGCGAGGGCTACAACGAGCTGCTCTTCCCCCACTGCTCCTGTGACTCCCGGAGGAAGGGCCACGTCATCACGGCCATCAGCATCCAGCACTTCAAGCTGCACGCCTGCACCGAGGACGGCAcgctggaggtgtgtgtgacagacaggcagacagacgtgGGTTCAGCTGACTGCAGGGACTGAGTGACTGGCTGACTGCAGGGACTGAGTGACTGGCTGACTGcagggactgactgactggctgactgcagggactgactgactggctgactgcagGGACTGAGTGACTGGCTGACTGCAGGGACTGAGTGACTGGCTGACTGCAGGGACTGAGTGACTGGCTGACTGCAGGGACTGAGTGACTGGCTGACTGCAAGGACTGAGTGACTGGCTGACTGCAGGGACTGAGTGACTGGCTGACTGCAGGGACTGAGTGACTGGCTGACTGCAaggtctgactgactgactgactgcagGGACTGAGTGACTGGCTGACTGAGGGGACTGAGTGACTGAAGGGAATGAGTGACTGACTAACTTCAAGGTCAGACTGACTCCCTCGGTGGTCTTCCTCTCCAGAACCAGGTGATCGCGTTTGAGTGGGCTGAGATGCAGCGGTGGGACACGGATGAGGAGGGCGTGGCCTTCTGCTTCGAGTACGCCCGGGGAGAGAAGAAGCCGCGCTGGGTCAAAATCTTCACGCCCTATGTGAGTCACCACCTGGGGTTAAAGGTGGACACGAGCAGCCTTGCGCGCCAGTATGTTTTTCCAGTATTTTGAAACATACTGGCTCTGAGGCAATTGCTGTTCATTCTTGATTTGCGCAAGCATTACTTTGGTTACAAAAATATGCCATGGTGTACAATGGAATGTCGTAGATTCCATTGTACACCATTGTGTATCCATTGTGCACCATTCCATAGCTCATGATAATGTCATCATCAATCACTTCCCCAAACAAATGTCGCTCCACTCTGGGTAAATGCTTGCTTAGTGATGTTAGGCATGCGTCTCACATGATCGTGTGCATTGTTTCCCCTGGTTGTGTGTCACATGACACTAAACTCCTTTCCAACCACATGTAGagactaaagtgtgtgtgtgtgtgtgtgtgtgtgtgtgtgtgtgtgtgtgtgtgtgtgtgtgtgtgtgtgtgtgtgtgtgtgtgtgtgtgtgtgtgtgtgtgtgtgtgtgtgtgtgtgtgtgtgtgtgtgtgtgtgtgtgtgtgtgtgtgtgtcaagcaaCAGAGCAGCCGTAATCTGTGGAATGGACGCTTGTTTCCTTTCACATGTCTCCGCTGGCTCATACTTGGTATCCGCTTGTTGTAAAGGTAttgttttattcatgtatttatttactcattattgatctttctctctctgtctctctttcttcagTTCAACTACATGCATGAGTGCTTTGAGCGAGTCTTCTGTGAGCTGAAGTGGCGGAAGCAGGTAGGGGCCACGCCTCTTTCCTCTCGCATTCTCAGAGCTCCAACAATGCACGGCTAAACTTGGCTCCCTCGGAATAGAAGCGAGATAAGCGGCTCTTGCGAGGCCTCCTCGGGAGACTCTTTTGTTTGTTCTGACGTATTTCTCATTGCGTGATGATCTGTtgtcaggtggaggaggaggagtcggacAAGGACAACAAGAACTGCACTGACAGTGGTGAGAACACGCCGTCATGCA contains:
- the snx27a gene encoding sorting nexin-27a isoform X1; its protein translation is MADVEGDEIQSALTPATLNGPDVGTAGQNVTTLTSGPRVVRIVKSESGYGFNVRGQVSEGGQLRSINGELYAPLQHVSAVLPGGAADRAGISKGDRILEVNSVSVEGATHKQVVDLIRAGEKELVLAVLSVPAQEAEGLEAGDEGAINPTYDYGDKQAVPISVPSYKQVEQHAERFVVYNVFMSGRQLCSKRYREFSILHQNLKREFATYSFPKLPGKWPFSLSEQQLDARRRGLEEYLERVCSVRVIGESDIMQEFLSESDENYNGVSDVELRIALPDKTTISVRIRKNSTTDQVYQTLMMKVGMDSIMASYFALFEVINQSFVRKLAPNEFPHKLYVQNYTSAVPGTCLALRKWLFSTEEEELLRDNLLALHYCFYQALDDVKKGFIKMEDNSYQLQKLAEQRKMTAYLSLLRSCEGYNELLFPHCSCDSRRKGHVITAISIQHFKLHACTEDGTLENQVIAFEWAEMQRWDTDEEGVAFCFEYARGEKKPRWVKIFTPYFNYMHECFERVFCELKWRKQVEEEESDKDNKNCTDSEYLPPLKTQQKGWRHLGGEIATS
- the snx27a gene encoding sorting nexin-27a isoform X2, translated to MYCWNTGNSVSVEGATHKQVVDLIRAGEKELVLAVLSVPAQEAEGLEAGDEGAINPTYDYGDKQAVPISVPSYKQVEQHAERFVVYNVFMSGRQLCSKRYREFSILHQNLKREFATYSFPKLPGKWPFSLSEQQLDARRRGLEEYLERVCSVRVIGESDIMQEFLSESDENYNGVSDVELRIALPDKTTISVRIRKNSTTDQVYQTLMMKVGMDSIMASYFALFEVINQSFVRKLAPNEFPHKLYVQNYTSAVPGTCLALRKWLFSTEEEELLRDNLLALHYCFYQALDDVKKGFIKMEDNSYQLQKLAEQRKMTAYLSLLRSCEGYNELLFPHCSCDSRRKGHVITAISIQHFKLHACTEDGTLENQVIAFEWAEMQRWDTDEEGVAFCFEYARGEKKPRWVKIFTPYFNYMHECFERVFCELKWRKQVEEEESDKDNKNCTDSEYLPPLKTQQKGWRHLGGEIATS